The following proteins are co-located in the Peromyscus eremicus chromosome 13, PerEre_H2_v1, whole genome shotgun sequence genome:
- the Myl12b gene encoding myosin regulatory light chain 12B has translation MSSKKAKTKTTKKRPQRATSNVFAMFDQSQIQEFKEAFNMIDQNRDGFIDKEDLHDMLASLGKNPTDAYLDAMMNEAPGPINFTMFLTMFGEKLNGTDPEDVIRNAFACFDEEATGTIQEDYLRELLTTMGDRFTDEEVDELYREAPIDKKGNFNYIEFTRILKHGAKDKDD, from the exons ATGTCGAGCAAAAAGGCCAAGACCAAAACCACCAAGAAGCGCCCTCAGCGCGCAACATCCAATGTGTTTGCCATGTTTGACCAGTCCCAGATCCAAGAGTTCAAAGAGGCCTTCAACATGATCGACCAGAACCGGGATGGCTTCATCGACAAGGAAGACTTGCACGACATGCTTGCTTCTCTAG GGAAGAATCCCACCGACGCCTACCTGGATGCCATGATGAATGAGGCCCCGGGCCCCATCAACTTCACCATGTTCCTCACCATGTTTGGAGAGAAGTTGAATGGCACAGACCCGGAAGATGTCATCAGAAATGCCTTCGCTTGCTTTGATGAGGAAGCAACAG GCACCATCCAGGAGGATTACCTGAGGGAGCTGCTGACCACCATGGGCGATCGGttcacagatgaggaagtggATGAGCTGTACAGGGAGGCCCCCATTGACAAAAAGGGGAATTTCAACTACATCGAGTTCACACGCATCCTCAAGCACGGAGCAAAAGACAAAGACGACTGA